The DNA sequence GTGTGAAAAGGTGTGATTGCCGAGTTCGATGCCACCTTCGATCCATAATTTTAGGATCGCCAGTCGCGCATCGGTTTCGCCCGTGCGATAAAGCAGCGATTCATTAACGAAGCCAACCACGGGCATTTGATGCTTTTTGATCGCAGCCAGGAAGTTTTCCGTCATCCGGCGAATCCTAGCGGGGTCGAACTGCGCGCCGTTCAGCGGCAAATCATCAATCGTGATGGCGACTTCCCTGGTCTGCGCACAAACTCCTGCGCCGCAAAATATCAGCATCCAAACCAGCAAAAACAGGCGCTTCAGGATTGGCATGGTTTTTCCCCTTGGGTTTGGGTGAATGGTATCGGCTATCGCATGTCGGTATTGCTGACAAAGGCGATTTTTTTGCTGTCCGGCGACCACGAAGGAACGTTGATCGTGCCCTGTCCGCCGTACAGATAAGCAATCACTCTGGGTTTGCCGCCGCCAATCGGCATCAGGCGCAAATACACACGCTTGTAAAACGGATGGTCGCCCGGCGCGATGTCTTTCGGAAACGAGATGAATACAATCCACTTGCCGTCGGGCGAAATGTGCGGAAACCAGTTGTTGAATTCGTCGTTGGTGATTTGAGTTTGTTCGCTGCCGTCGGGCTTCATCCGCCAGATTTGCATCAACCCGGTGCGAAACGAATTGAAGTAAATGTATTTGCCGTCAGGCGTGAATTCCGGCCCGTCGTCCACGCCTTTCGTCGTTGTCAGTTGAATTTCTTCGCCGCCATTGGCTGGGATTTTGTAAACATCGAATTCTTCATTGCGGCGACCTGCGAAGACCAGCCATTTTTTGTCCGGCGACCAGCCATGCAAATACGATGGGCCTTTGCGCGTCACTTTGATGGGCTTCCCGCCTTTCGCTGGCAACGTGTAAATCATCGAAACGTTGCCGTCCTCGGCGCTCGTGCTGCTGATGCCGAGCAGTTTGCCGTCGAACGAAAAGACGTGATCGTTGTTGTTGCGCTTCACTTCGCCCGTATTAAACAGCGTGGGTGTGTTTGTGGCCAGATCGAAACGATACAGCAAATTGTTATGGTTGTAGAGCAGATATTTGCCGTCTTTTGTCCAGTTTGGCGCTTGCAGCGAATCTTTAACGCGATAGAGCACGCGGCGCATATTCGTCGCCAAATCCATCACTTCCAGATTGCTGCCGATGTATTCGCGGTAAGGAACAAAGTTTTCTCTGGCGGGAATCGTGATTTCGACATCACGAAAGACAGCCGTTTCGACAACGCTGTTGTTGTGGGAGCAGACGTACAACCCGACATAAACTTCATCGCCAAGCGAAACATCCGAAATTTCCCTGGTCACAAACGTTTCGCCGAACCGGGCGACGGACATAATGTATCTGTTGCCTGCGCGTTCCAGTTGAACAACGTCATAACCCTTTTCGGCAAAATCCACGCGCTCGGTGATTGCGCCTTTTGTGCGCCGGAATTGAAACGAAGTCAGGCCGTCTCCGTGCAAGCTGGCGTTGACGTGTGGCGCATCGGTGCCGAGCGTCGGACGCACGATCCAGCCGATTTTGCGGTGCGGATCAATGCCTTTGCCAAGGAACTCCGCGCGGGCGCGCAAAATGAAATTTCCCCTCAGTCGCTTCCAGGCATAATGAAATTCGTCTTTCGTCGCCCACATATTCGTGCCGGAAGCTTTGATTGTGTATGTTTGTTTTTCAGCGTCGTAAACGACGGAACCCGGGGTGGAAACGGCGCCAACGTCTTCGTGATGTTCAAACAGGCCGACGGATTTGTGTTGAGCTACGGCAAAAGTGCACAGCGCCGCTGCCAGCAGCAAAGCCCTTGCCAGAGGTTTTGAATGCATAGTGAACTCCCGTATTTTGCGTTTGCCCGTATTTTGTTTGGGTTTGTAAGCTCAGCAAATTCAAAATCGGCCATCGCCGCTTTGAGCTTTTCGGCGCAGTCTTACGCAAGTCACTTCAAAAATCCAGCAAAAGAGCGCTAGTTGGTCAAACAAATTCACCCACGGCGATTGGCCGGGAATTCAGGTTGTTACATCTCCTTCTCAAGACCAGCGATTGATTCATACACCTCGACATTCTTCTCTTCTTCACAGCGCGGAAACACCAGGCGCAATAACAGCGGAGTCACCATCGTTGTCACCAATACCATAATTACCATAATCGAAAACACATCCTGGTTGATGATGCCGCTGGCCAAACCGACTCCGGCGACGATCAATCCGACTTCGCCGCGTGAGATCATGCCTACGCCGACGCGCAGCGATTCCTGACGATTAAATCCGCACAGCAACGCCGGAACAGAACAGCCGAGTACTTTGCCCGCGATGGCAACGATCAAAATCACAGCCATCAACCACAACTGTGATGAATTGCCCAACAGCGCGCGGCCATTGGCTTCCAATCCGATGGAAATGAAAAAGACCGGAACCAGAATGCTATAGGTCAGCGGATGAATGCCTTCGTCAATTTCGCGTTTGAAACCGGTTTGCGCGAACAAGACCCCGGCGATGTATGAACCGGTGATGGCCGCCACCTGGCCTATGTATTGCGCCAGCAGTGCGTACAGTAATGCCACGCCAACTGTCGCCGCCAACAACGCCTGGCTGGCCGGAACCCGGTTGGCGAATTTCAGCAAACGATCAAAGAACCGATGGCCGAACCAAATCGAAGCCGCGAAAAACGCCGTCATCAACACAAAGATCAAAACTATTTCCATCGCTTTGCTGCCGCCGAACAGCGAATGCGCAATCACCGTCGGAAGCGCCGCGTCTGCGGCATCGGCGGCTCCAACGGCAGAAAAGGCGATGACGAAAGACAAGACGATGATTCCCATCACGTCATCAATCACCGCCGCGCCCAGAATCGTCGAGCCTTCCTTTGACCGAAGCTGTTTCAGCTCCATCAAAGTTTGCGCCGAAATCGAAACGCTGGTCGCGGTCATCACTGTGCCGATGAAAATGGCTTCGCGCCATCCAAACCCGAAAACTCGCGCGGCGACTGCGCCGCCAAACATCGGCAACACCACTCCGCCCGCCGCGGCCCAAAACGCCACGCGACCAACGCGTTTCATTCCTTCCAGGTCGGTTTCCAACCCGGCGACAAACATCAATAGAATGACGCCGATTTCGGAAAAATCCTTGATCGTGTGTTCCAGCGCTTCGGACGATCCGGCGAACGGCCACAGATGCAGCACATCAACGACGGTCGGCCCCAGCAGCAATCCGACCAGGATTTCACCGAAAACCGCCGGTTGGCCAAACCGAACGCTGAGCGCGCCAGCCGCTTTGGCGGCAAAAATGATGATGGTTAATAACAAAAGAAGTTGGAGAAGATGCGACATAGCGGGATTCTTGCATCAATGCCCGCAGCGGTGAAGCGAACAATTTGAAAAAAATTTGCGGTGAGTCTTGCGACCCACCGCGTCAAAGAGTCCATCAACTAAGCACCAGCTACGGAAGTAACTCGTAAAAATTTTGTTGCGCGGCTATTTCTTATTGATCACGGTTCGTGAAGAAATAGCTGAGGCCGACGGTGAAGGTGTTTTGATTATCGCGCGCCGCGCCAATCGAATTCGTGAAGGATTTCTGGTTTGAAAAATCACGGCGATATTCAAATCGGGTCAGGAAGTTGTTCATCAGCTTCACTTCCTGAGTCAGGGTAATGTCTTTGACCGTTTGCGCCACGCCGGTTCTCAACCCGTCCTTGTCGTTGAACACCTCGAAGCGCGGCGAAAATGCCAGCTTGCTGTTGAACGCATATTTGAAATACGCAGCGCCGCCCGTCCATTTGCCTCGGTTTCCGGCGTCATCTCCGTCGGAGCCGTACACAAAATTGCCCAGCAGCGTCAGCTTGTCATTGACGTAAACCGTGGCCACAGTGTCGGCGACGTGCCGCCAGTTGTTGCGCGCGGAAACATCCGGAACGTTTGCCAACGGCGCTTCCGGTCCGGCCAGATAGGTTTGCGTCAGCGCAAATTTCTTGCTCGGCGTCAGGCCGACCTGGAAGCCAACGGTTTTGCTCGCATTTTTGCCGACATTGTTTTCAAACAGATTGTCCCATCCATTGACCAGAAATCCGCTCAACGCGAATTTGTCGTTAAACGAGTATTTGGCGCGAAGCCCAGCGTGATAGTACGGGCCGAAAGCGAACAACCAACCGCGCGAATAGTTGAAATTGTCCTTGGTTTCGATGACTTCTGCGCCCACGGGGGTGAAGAACTTTCCGAAATCAATCGTCAGGCCGGAGCCGATGGGAGCCACGACGCTGGCATAAGCTTGCAGGATGTGCTTGGTCGCGTCATTGCGGCTGGAATCGCTGACGGAAATGATTCGATCAACCGTTTCGCCCAAGCCCAAATCCACACGAAAACCCAGCGGATCGGTTTTTGAATTGGCCTTGTTCAACGTCAATTTTGCCAATTGCAGACTGAACGCATTATGGCGGACATCGAAAGCGCGCCCTTGCGTGAACATGTCAACCTTGTTGTTGTTGTACGTGTAATACCCGTCCACAATGCCGCTGACTTCTGTATCGCGGAAAAACTTCAGAACGCCATCGTTCTTTTTGGCGTCATCCTGCACCGTTGCGGACGCCGCGCCTTTTTCCGTCTCGTCAACTTTTGCCGGAGCGGCAGAGATGGAAACTGCCGTAGTTTCCGCTGTTGAGGCTGACGGACTCAGCCGGGCAAGTTTTTCCTCAAGCTGGCGAATCCGTTCTTCCAGCGATTCAACCAATTTCGCCATTTCGGCCACGGAGATTTTGGCGTCAGCATCCGCTTCCCCCGCGCCAAGTTTGCTTGCTGACGTTTCCTTCTTCGTGGAGGTTTTCTTTCTCTCCTCCGTTGTCTCTTCTTCAATCGCGGAAACGGCGGCAAACCCCGGCGCCTCCAACGCGGATGAGAGAAGTAAGGCCATAATTACTGCAAGGCCGCGAACTTTCCGTCCAGTCAAACCCATTGGGTTAAGAGCAAATGACCTGTTAGCTAGCATGTTCCGTTCGTCTCCAAACAAGTAAGCGGTTTCAACATTGGTTGCCAGCGGAATAGACTCAAAAAAATAGCGGTGAGTCCAAAAGGACTCACCGCGTCAAAGAGTCCATCAACTAAGCACCAGCTACGGAAGTAACTCGTAAAAAATCGTTAAAAGGTGATGCCGTAATACACAAACAGCCCGTTGTTTTTCTTACCGGTATTGCCGATGCTGTAACCGATATTCAACAGGCTGCTCTTAGGCAAGGCGAAAGAAAAGCCCGGCGTCACATAACCAAACCCGTTTTCGCCACTGAACCAGTCGGCAACGAAGCTGACTTTCTTGGCCACGGGTTGTTCGTAACCGACCATCGCGCCGCCTTTGTCCAATCCGTCAAAGTCATATCCGGCCAGAGCGTAACCGCCGACCGTAATACGCGGGCCGTAATCGCCAGAGACTTTCTTGCTGGCATTGCCGTAAAAGAATCCGAAGGAATCGTTGGAATCGCGGTTGCGCAGCGGCGTGTAGGCAATCGCGCCGACGGTCAGCGCCGTGCCGGATTTTTCATTCGCGTAAAACTGCCATTTGATGTTCGGTTGGGCGTAGACAGTGGTAGGGGCGGCGGAGTTTGTCGCGGCGACGTTCACGCCGACTTCAACGCCTTTGCCCAGACCGACCACCACACGCGGAACGTAGGTTTGGAATCCGCCGTCGTCGTGGCTTTCCAGGTGACTGATAAAGTCGAATTCAAAATAGGTTTTCTTCTTGGCGACGACGTCGGTCGAAGGAATGTTGAAAATGGTGGACTGCGCGAAGGCAGTGCGATGGCTGGTTACTAAAAGCGCTACGAATAGTCCTAGCCCCAGATAAAGAGCAGTTCGTTTTGAAGTCATGATGTTTGTTCTCCTTAAAGCTCAAGATTTGACTCACGAGACGGCTGGTAAATCAGATTATTCGCAGCGGGATTCAAACATCCGAGTTTCTTGCCAACTCTATCGTCGGGCTTTAGACTCAGGTTGAAATCACGCTGGCAACTTAAATGAAGTCGCTCGTGTGGTTCAGATCAGGGGCGCTACGCGATGATGTTGCCGCATCATTGATAAAACCGTAGCGCCCTTGTTATTTCGGTTGCGGGTCGGTCTCAACCAACCCATTGCCATCCAATTAAGTTTCTTCAGCAAATTTGCCACTGATCAGGACATCGCCGGTTGCTGATGTACCGCTCATCGCCACGTAGCCGCCACCGGCGCTGCTCGTTGAAACCTGGAAATCGGGGTAAGCCAGCGCACCCATTTCGGGCAAATCCAGTCCGGCGATTTCGACTTCCGGATCAACGCGATGGCCGACCAGTTTATCCACCAGTTTGTAAATGATGTAGAAGGCAATGCCAACGAAGATGATGTTGACGACAGGGCCAATCAACTGCGCCAGGAACTGCTTCGCATCGCCGTAAAACAATCCGCGCACGCCGCCTGGAATGCCGTTGTAAAGATCGCCGTAAGTCCCATCGGCAAACAGTCCCAAACTGACCACGCCCCAGAACCCGTTTACGCCGTGAACGGAAATCGCGCCAACTGGATCGTCAATCTTCAGCTTCTGATCAATGAAAAGAATGCTTTCGACAACCAGCACTCCGGCGATTGCGCCAATCAGAACCGCCGCCCAACTGGTGACGAATGCACAAGGAGCGGTAATGGCCACCAATCCGGCCAGCATACCGTTGGCCATCATGCTGGGATCGGGTTTGCCCAACCGTTTCCAAACATACAGCCCGCTGATCAGCGCTCCCGACGCTGAAGCCAACATTGTGTTGACCGCCGTGACACTGATTCGTAAATCGCCGCCAGCCAGACTTGACCCTGCATTAAAGCCGAACCAACCGAAAGCCAGGATGAACACGCCCAACAGCGCCATCGGAATGTCGTGTCCGGGCATCGCCACGGATTTGCCGTCTTTGGTGTATTTACCGATGCGTGGGCCAAGCAGCTTGGCGCCGACATAAGCTGTCACGCCGCCTGTCATGTGAACGACCGATGACCCCGCGTAATCAACAAAGCCGTGGCCAAGTCCGAAATTCGTGCCGAGCGTGGCCAACCATCCTCCGCCCCAAACCCAGTTGCCGAAAATCGGGTACACCAGCGCGCCCATAAAAAACGAGAAAATGATGAACGCCGAAAACTTCCAGCGTTCGGCCATTGCGCCTGTCGGAATGGTCGCCGCCGTATCCATAAAGACCATCGCGAACAGGAAGAAGGCGAACACTCCCACGTCATAGGTTCCGCCCCCCAGGAAAAATCCTTTCAATCCAAACAAGCCCAGAGTTTTGCCCGCAATGGTGATCGTAAATTCGTGATTGAGCACGGAACTGGCGGCGCCCAAAGCCGACACAGCTCCAATCCCACCCATCATCAAGGCAAACCCGCTGACCCAGAACCCAAGCATGCCCACTGCATACACCAGCATGTTCATGGACATCGTGTGGGCGGCATTTTTGGCTCGCGTGAACCCGGTTTCGGCCAACGCGAACCCGGCCTGCATAAACATGACCAGGAATCCGGCGATCAAAACCCATAGAAAGTTGATTGCAATTTTGTTATGACCAACAGTTGAGGCGACTTCGTCCAACGTTGGTTTGCCAGCCTCTGCAGCCGTGATGTCGCTGGCGGTTCCGGTGGCGCCGCCATTCGGATCGGCAACAGGCGCGGATGGCGATTGGGCAAAGGTGGGACAACTTGTGCCTTGCCAGACGGCAAAGCCGAACAGCAAACAAAATACCAGCCCAATAGCTTTTCCTCTTTTCATTGTTATGCTCCTTAATCGTGCAAAATTTTGTGCGCCATGCGCGCGAAGACTCTTTGCTATCGTACTGGTGCCAGATCGTGATGGAATTTCTAAATCAGTCGTCAGTCAGTTTTGTACTTCAACAAGTTCTGGAAATTGCCCTGAGCCGAAAGGTAGAAACTGCCGTACGCTTCCGGCTCAGTTCAGGTGGGGTCACACTGCATTCACACCATGTTCCCCGGTTCTGATTCGCACCGCCTCTTCCACGGGGAAAATGAAGATCTTTCCGTCGCCGAATTTTCCGGTTCGGGCAGATTTGACGATGGCCTCAATTGCGCCTTCGACAATGTCATCATCAACGATGACTTCGATTTTGACCTTTGGCACGAATTCCACTTTGTATTCGCTGCCGCGATAAACTTCTGTATGCCCTTTCTGTCGTCCGAATCCCCTGACCTCACTGAGCGTCATACCTTGAACACCCAACGCCTGTAAGGAATCCTTCACCGCTTCCAGCAGATGCGGACGAATGATGGCTTCAATCTTTTTCATAGTTTCTCCATTCTGATGTTACGGATTTAGAACCGCGAATTACTGCTCCAGCACTTTGGCCGCGCTGAAAACGGGATCGCCAATCGAGCCTCCGCCGTGTCCAAACACGCCAGCAACTCCCAGGTCTGCGTCAATGTTATAACCTTCCTCGCCGTGTTGGCTAAGATCAAGCCCGGCGATTTCGTCTTCATTACTGACGCGCACGCCAATCAACAAATCAACGATCTTCAAAATAATCAGCGAAGCGATCATTCCCAGGGCGATTGCAATCGCCGAAGCAATCAACTGATTCAGCACCTGCTTTCCATTGCCTTCGATCAATCCGACGGGGCCGCCACTGAACACATCGTTGACTGCTTTTGTTGCAAAAACTCCGGTCAAAATCGCCCCCGTGAATCCGCCCACGCCGTGAACGCCAAACGCGTCCAGCGAATCGTCGTAACCGAAGCGTTTTTTCAGTTCAGTCACCGCAAAGAAACAACCCACTCCGGCAACCAGACCGATGATCAGCGCCGACATTGGTGTGACAAATCCCGAAGCCGGTGTGATGCCGACCAAGCCCGCGACTGCACCGGAAATCGCTCCCAAAACAGTCGGTTTCCCCTGCTTCAACCATTCAACGATTGTCCATCCCAGCGCGGCCGCAGCCGCTCCGAAGTGCGTGGCCACAAACGCGCTGGTCGCCAACTTGCCCGCCGCCAACGCGCTTCCGGCGTTGAATCCGAACCAGCCAACCCACAACAGACAAGCGCCAATTACGCTGAGCACCAGACTGTGCGGCGCAAACGACGTTTTTGGATAGCCCAGCCGTTTGCCCAGATAAATGGCGCAAACCAATGCCGAAAATCCCGATGAAATGTGCACCACGGTTCCGCCCGCGAAATCAAGCGCCGGAATTTTGCCGTTCAACAACGGCAGCGCCAGCAACCCGCCATTGCCCCAAACCATGTGCGCCAGCGGGAAATACACAATCAACGCCCAGAGGATCGTGAATACCAGCATCGCGCTGAATTTCATTCGTTCGGCAAACGCGCCGGTGATCAACGCGGGCGTGATGATGGCAAACATCAACTGGAACATCATGAATGTTTGCTGCGGAATCGTCGCCGCATAGGTCGGATTCGGATCGCCGCCAACGCCTCGCAGAAACGCAAATGCCAGACCGCCGAAAAACGGAGTGCCATCCGCAAACGCGATGCTGTAACCGACGAACGCCCACAACACCGTGACGACTCCCATCAGGATGAAGCTTTGCATCATCGTTGCCAGGACGTTCTTTTTGCGAACCAAACCGCCGTAAAACAGCGCCAAGCCTGGTCCAGTCATCATCAACACCAGCGCACAACAGACCAGCATCCAAGCGTTGTCGCCAGACATCTGCGCACCGGTTGCAGCAGCTTCTGTTTTGGTCAACCGCTCTTCGACAGATGGGGTTTGCGCCAAAACCGTCAATGAACTAATCAAAGAACCCAGCATAGCCAGAGCAAGGCCACGCCACAAAATTTTTCTTTTCATAACTGGTTGCGTCCTTAATTGATTGGAATGGGTGGCTGTTTCATGCGACAGCCGATACAGCATCAAGAATCAGTATTACTTGGTTCGCCTAATGATTGGCGAAGCGCGTCTTCAATGGTTGGCAACACCTCATCCGCCAACTTTTCACCAGACGCATTCGTCACATAAAAAATATCCAGCGCAAGATGCTTTTCGGTCGCCACCTTTGCGAACACGATGTCCAGGTCGAGCGCCGTCAGAGTGCTGGCAATTTTGTAAGCCAAACCCAGCCTGTCTCCGGTCATCACTTCCAGGATCGTGCTCTTGTTTGACGAATAATTATCCCAGCTAAAGCGTGTTGGCGCGGCTTTCAGCATCTTGCGCCTTGAGGAAAACTTCGAACTCGATTGCGCGCGCAGTCGCTTTTCAACCGCCGCGGAAATATCGTACTCGCCACTGATTGCGCGTTTCAGTGACAGATCAATCTGTTCCCAGCGCGCCGGATCATTGATCGGCTCTCCCGCCGAATCGCGCACCTTGAACGAATCAATCGCGACGCCGTCTGCACGCGTATTCAATTGCACGCTCAGGATATTGATTCCCTGCGCGGTCAACGCTCCCGCAACCGCGGCAAATAAACCGCGCCGGTTGCGCGCAGCCAGATGTAAATCCGTCGAACGAGTCTGCGTATTCAATCGCCAACCCGTTTTGATCAACCGGGAATTGAGCGAAGCAGCCAATCGTACGTGTTCAATGATCGCCTGCGGAGGCGTAAAGCGCGCATAATCATCCGGCAGCAGTTTGAAATGACGGCGAACCTCATCCGGGTCCACTTCGCTGCCCAACATTCGGGCAATGCGTTGCCGTAATGGCTCCGTTTCGCTTTCGCCTTCTTCCGGCAGCAAAACGCCGCGTGCTTTTGTGTACAACTCCCAAATCAACGCATCCTTCCATTCGTTCCACATTCCGGGCCCGACGCCGTGAATATCTCCGAAGGTCAGCATGCAAAGCAGGTTCAGGTTTTCAACGGCGCCCATTTCCGCGGCAAAATCGTGAACGACTTTTTCGTCACTCAAATCGCGGCGCTGCGCAATGTGCGACATCAACAAATGATGGCGAACCAGAAAGATGACCTGCTCCGTCATTTTTTCTTCCAACTGCAATCGCGCGCACACCCGTTTCGCGATCTCAATCCCTTTTTCAGTGTGTCCGCCGCCCAAACCTTTGCCGATGTCATGCATCAACAGTCCCAGATGCAACACCGCGAGATCGGGTATCTGGCTGTACACGCCTCGATACCGCTCAAGCTGCCTGCTGCGCGAACTGGCCAGTTCGTCCAACGCCTCAATCGTCCGCAGTGTGTGTTCATCCACGGTGAAGCGATGGTAAAGATCATGTTGCACCAAACAGGTGACGCGTCCGAATTCCGGCAGATATTTGCCCAGAAAATCCAGGTCGTGCATCAGCCGTAACCCGGCGGCGACCTTTCCTTTCACACGCAACATTTTCAACAACGCTTCAGTCGCTTCCGGAGCCGAGCGAAACGTTTTATTGACGTTTGGCAACGATGCCTGAACTGTTTCCTGCAAAGACGAACTGAACCGCGCGCCCGTCGCCTGGGCATAACTGAAGGCCAGCATCATTTGTCGCCCGTCGAGCTTTTTGACGGGATCTGCCAGATCAAGCTCGCCGTCGCGCATCACAAACCCGCCGGTTGCCGCAGCGACAGAGTTCGCTTTGGAAATCCCGCGCGCGCGCGAAAACCATCCTCGCTTTTCATTCTTATGTGTTACGCGCTGCAAATAAGCCTCGGCCAATCGGTGCAACCGACGCGCATGCAGATAGTAATCGCGCATAAACAACTCTGACGCCTGTTGCATCGGCGTATCAGCGTAATTCAGATTGCGCGCGACCTGCTGCTGCAAATCCAAGGAGAGCAAATCGCTTTTTCGATTGGTCAAAAAATGAAGCTCGTTTCTCACCCGCAGCAAAAAATCATAAGCCGCGTTGATCGCTTTGATGTCTCGTTCCGCCAGAACACCGCATTCCGCCAATCCACTGACAGAATTCGTGCCGAATGCAACACGTGATGCCCAGATCAACTCGTGCAGATCGCGCAACCCTCCGGCAGTTTCCTTGACATTCGGCTCCTGCAAACAGGCGGCGTCGCCGAATTTTCCATAGCGCGCCTGGCGCTCGACCAGCAATTCATCCAGCAACTCTCGCTTCTTTTTTTCAAAAACCTCTTCGTCCAGCCGCTCGACCAAATCCTCAAACAATTCCTGACTTCCCCACAACAACCGGGCTTCGATCATGGAATTTCGCGAAACAATGTCTTCTTTGGCCACTGATAAACATTCAGCCATTGAACGTACGCTGTGGCCGACATTGAACCCAACATCCCACAGCGAATACAGAATCGCTTCACTCAACTTGGCAGCGCGCTCGGCTTCGCGGCGGCCTTTGTAAAGGAACATCACGTCAATATCGGATTGTGGAGATAACTCCTGTCGCCCATATCCCCCCAGAGCGATAATCGCAAAATTATCCGCTTCAACGGCTCCGTCTAAACGCTCTTCGACCGCCAGTCGAGCGATGCGATGGATCAACAAATCAACCACCAACGAACGCGCGGCAACGATTTGCGAGCCACTGATCCCGAAACGATGCCGCAAATGAAGTCGCTGAGTTTCGATCTTCAAAAACTTTTTTAACGCCGCCAATCGGTCAACAGAGCCGGACAATTTCTCAATCCGCCGCAACTTTTCTCCGGCGTGTTGCCTGATTGTCGCCAAATTGATCTGCATGTCGTTGGTCTCACCCGGAACAAGAGCAATGCCGATGCCAGACTAGGCGGCAAACGGCATAAGCCGGTTTAACTCGCGTGTTCATTGAAGATGTTCCGCCTTTTCATTCCGCAAAGCCAAAATTGGTAAAACCAAGAAAGCAACAATTGTGTAAGATCAGATGCTCAGCAAAACAATTTTGTCGAGATGGCAATGCAAAATCACCTTAAGCGACTTCATAAGGACAACAAAATTGTCATATCAGAACAATGAATCAACATTTCTGTCTGCAACAATTCGACATGCCGGAATCCCCCAATATACCGATTTACGTCTTTTTGCGTAGAAGGTATTCTTTGCAACCTATCCACAAATATGAATGACTTGCTGATTCAAAAATCAAGAAACAAATGATTGCTACTTCAACTGCTTTTATTGCTTTTGACCGGCTTAAGCCGCGAACCCATTTGATCTTACTTTTGTCGCTGACAGCGTTGATTTACGTCGGCAGCGCCTGGTCTCCTTCCCTGCAAGATGATGCGGACGCCGGCCATTCCGAAGCCGCGCGCGAAATGGTCGAACGCGGAGATTGGGTGACGCTGCATATCAACGGCATTCGCTATCTGGAAAAAGCCCCACTGATGTA is a window from the Acidobacteriota bacterium genome containing:
- the glnD gene encoding [protein-PII] uridylyltransferase, with the translated sequence MQINLATIRQHAGEKLRRIEKLSGSVDRLAALKKFLKIETQRLHLRHRFGISGSQIVAARSLVVDLLIHRIARLAVEERLDGAVEADNFAIIALGGYGRQELSPQSDIDVMFLYKGRREAERAAKLSEAILYSLWDVGFNVGHSVRSMAECLSVAKEDIVSRNSMIEARLLWGSQELFEDLVERLDEEVFEKKKRELLDELLVERQARYGKFGDAACLQEPNVKETAGGLRDLHELIWASRVAFGTNSVSGLAECGVLAERDIKAINAAYDFLLRVRNELHFLTNRKSDLLSLDLQQQVARNLNYADTPMQQASELFMRDYYLHARRLHRLAEAYLQRVTHKNEKRGWFSRARGISKANSVAAATGGFVMRDGELDLADPVKKLDGRQMMLAFSYAQATGARFSSSLQETVQASLPNVNKTFRSAPEATEALLKMLRVKGKVAAGLRLMHDLDFLGKYLPEFGRVTCLVQHDLYHRFTVDEHTLRTIEALDELASSRSRQLERYRGVYSQIPDLAVLHLGLLMHDIGKGLGGGHTEKGIEIAKRVCARLQLEEKMTEQVIFLVRHHLLMSHIAQRRDLSDEKVVHDFAAEMGAVENLNLLCMLTFGDIHGVGPGMWNEWKDALIWELYTKARGVLLPEEGESETEPLRQRIARMLGSEVDPDEVRRHFKLLPDDYARFTPPQAIIEHVRLAASLNSRLIKTGWRLNTQTRSTDLHLAARNRRGLFAAVAGALTAQGINILSVQLNTRADGVAIDSFKVRDSAGEPINDPARWEQIDLSLKRAISGEYDISAAVEKRLRAQSSSKFSSRRKMLKAAPTRFSWDNYSSNKSTILEVMTGDRLGLAYKIASTLTALDLDIVFAKVATEKHLALDIFYVTNASGEKLADEVLPTIEDALRQSLGEPSNTDS